CGTCGGGCGCAGGCAAGGTAGTGTACGACGAAGCCGGGTTACAGGCCGCGCTCAACGAATACCTGCACCACCCCCAGGCCGAAGCCGAAGCACGACGAGCCTTCATCCGCCGCGAGTGCACCTACACCGACGGCAGCGCTGGTCGCCGCACCGCCGACTTCTTCCTGTGTTTGTTGAGATAGACACGGATGACACGGAGTGCGCGGGTGGACACGGATTTTTGGAGGATTTTTGGAGTGCGGCGCCCTGGCGCTGCTTTGATGGGAATAGACCAGAAATGACGGATAGAGGAAGGCTCCCATGCGCTTCTTGATTGCCGGTTTGGGCTCCATCGGTCGCCGCCATTTGCGCAACCTGCTGGCCCAGGGCCAGCAGGACATCGTGCTCTACCGCACCCACCATAGCACGTTGCCCGATGATGAATTGGCCCGGTTTCCCACCGAGACCGATTTACAGCGGGCGTTGGAGCGCTACCGCCCTGACGCGGTCATCGTAGCGAATCCCACGGCGTTGCACCTGGAGGTGGCGGTTCCGGCGGCGCGGGCCGGGGCCCACCTGCTGCTGGAGAAGCCCGTTGCCCACACGCTGGAAGGGATGGACGCCTTGCGTCAGGCCGTGGCCGAGGGGGGCGTGCGGGTGTTGGTGGGGTTCCAGTTTCGCTTTCACCCCACGTTGCGTCGGGTAAGGGCCTGGCTGGCCGAAGGGGCGGTGGGGCGTCCCTTGTTCGTGCGGGCGCATTGGGGCGAGTACCTGCCCGACTGGCACCCCTGGGAGGACTATCGCCAGAGTTACGCCGCCCGCGCCGATTTGGGCGGTGGTGTGGTGCGCACCCTGTGCCATCCTTTGGATTATCTGCGCTACGTGTTGGGGGAGGCAGAGGTCACATGGGCCTCCACCGGCCACCTGAGCGACCTGGAACTGCAAGGGGTGGAGGATACCGCTGAAATCGCCTTGCGCTTTGCGGGCGGTGTCTGGGGCAGCGTGCACCTGAACTACCATCAGCGGCCCCCGGCGCATTGGCTGGAGGTGTTGGGCACCGAGGGCACCATCCATTGGGATTACCCCACCGGCGAGGCGCGGCTCTGGCGGGCAAGCACGCAAACATGGGAGACGGTGGCCCTACCTGAGGGGTGGGAGCGCAACGATATGTTCCTGGCCGAGATGGCGCATTTCCTGGCCGTGGTGCGCGGCGAGACCGAGCCGGTGTGCACATTAGAGGATGGCATTCGAGCGTTGGAACTGGTGTTGGCGGCGTTGAGGTGACCGACTCGTTTGAGATGACGGGGTGAACACGCGATGTTTGTGGTGCTCTCGGGGTTTGTGATCGGCTTCTTGTTGGGGCTTACCGGTATTGGGGGTGGGGCGCTGATGACGCCGTTTTTGATTTTGGTCATGGGGCTCCACCCGGTTACGGCCATTGGCACCGATTTGGTTTTTGCTTTTGTCACGAAGTCGGCCAGTGCGGTACAGCATCGCCTGCAGCGCACCGTGTGGCTGCAACCGGCCTTTTTCCTTTCGCTGGGGAGCGTGCCCACCTCAATCCTGGCGTCTTGGTTTGTGGTCACTCAGGTGAAAAATCGTGGCTGGGTGGAGCAGACCCTGCCCCGGCTTCTGGGAGGAATGCTGGTTGTAGTGGCTGTGCTGGTGGCCGCGCGGGCCCTGGGATGGATTAAGGCCCGTGGAGGGGAGCACAAAGAACGATGGCCGACCTGGTGGCAGAATGTGTTACTGGGCGTCGCGTTGGGGTTGTTGGTGGGGGTGACCTCCGTAGGCAGTGGTACGTTGTTGGTGGCCATACTTTTGCTGTTTTTTGTGGTACCTCCAGAGCACCTGGTGGGGCTCAATGTGTTGGTAGGGGCTGGGTTGGCTTTTTTCCCGGCCCTGACTTATGCCTATCATGGGTATGTGAAGTGGGTTTTGTTGGGACAGATTCTGGTTGGTGCACTTCCTGGCACCGTCTTAGGTGCGCGTTTGGTGACCAGAGCGCCTACCAAACCCCTTCGACTTTTTCTCAGTTGTCTGGTATGCTTGGCAGGTCTGAGGTTGTGGATGGGTGCAGGATAGAGGAGTGGTAGGCCTCTATGACAAAAACCTGGAAAGAGAGGTAGGAGAATGATGTTGCATTCCAATAATCATTTCTGGCAAATCCCCCCGCATGGGGGGAATCTGATGGACCGGGTGTTGCGCGGCAGTTTGCGCGAAGCAGCCCGTGAGAAAGCCCAAAATCTGCCCAAAATCGCGCTTTCACGGACCAATCTGGCCGATTTGGAAATGATCGCGGTGGGCGCGTACAGTCCGCTGACCGGCTTCCTGCGACGGGAAGATTACGAGCAGGTGGTCGCGGAAATGCGTCTGAGCAGTGGCCTGGTATGGCCGATCCCGGTGACTTTGGCGGTTGATGAGACAATGGCTCGCTCGTTGCGCGAAGGCCAGGAAATTGCCTTGTGTGAGGGCGAGCGCCCCTTGGCGATTATGCTGATCGATGAGATTTATCCTTACGATAAACGACAAGAGGCGTGGGAGGTTTATCGTACTACCGAAGAAGCCCATCCCGGGGTGGCCCGCCTTTATGCCCAGGGAGATTATCTGGTGGGCGGCGATTTCTGGCTCTTCGACTGGCCCACGGCCACCGCGACGGAGTTCCCTGACCTCCGCTACACCCCGGCCCAAACGCGCCGGATGTTTGCCGAGCGAGGCTGGCGGCGGGTGGTGGGGTTCC
The sequence above is a segment of the Anaerolineae bacterium genome. Coding sequences within it:
- a CDS encoding Gfo/Idh/MocA family oxidoreductase — protein: MRFLIAGLGSIGRRHLRNLLAQGQQDIVLYRTHHSTLPDDELARFPTETDLQRALERYRPDAVIVANPTALHLEVAVPAARAGAHLLLEKPVAHTLEGMDALRQAVAEGGVRVLVGFQFRFHPTLRRVRAWLAEGAVGRPLFVRAHWGEYLPDWHPWEDYRQSYAARADLGGGVVRTLCHPLDYLRYVLGEAEVTWASTGHLSDLELQGVEDTAEIALRFAGGVWGSVHLNYHQRPPAHWLEVLGTEGTIHWDYPTGEARLWRASTQTWETVALPEGWERNDMFLAEMAHFLAVVRGETEPVCTLEDGIRALELVLAALR
- the sat gene encoding sulfate adenylyltransferase; the protein is MLHSNNHFWQIPPHGGNLMDRVLRGSLREAAREKAQNLPKIALSRTNLADLEMIAVGAYSPLTGFLRREDYEQVVAEMRLSSGLVWPIPVTLAVDETMARSLREGQEIALCEGERPLAIMLIDEIYPYDKRQEAWEVYRTTEEAHPGVARLYAQGDYLVGGDFWLFDWPTATATEFPDLRYTPAQTRRMFAERGWRRVVGFQTRNPIHRAHEYIQKTALEVVDGLFLHPLVGETKKDDIPAEVRIASYRVVLETYYPRERVLLGVFPAAMRYAGPREAIMHALVRKNYGCTHFIVGRDHAGVGNYYGTYDAQRIFDEFPPEDIGITPLFFEHAFYCRECGAVVTAKTCPHGKEAWLYLSGTQVRAMLARGEAPPPEFTRPEVSQVLIEGLQRQ
- a CDS encoding sulfite exporter TauE/SafE family protein — its product is MFVVLSGFVIGFLLGLTGIGGGALMTPFLILVMGLHPVTAIGTDLVFAFVTKSASAVQHRLQRTVWLQPAFFLSLGSVPTSILASWFVVTQVKNRGWVEQTLPRLLGGMLVVVAVLVAARALGWIKARGGEHKERWPTWWQNVLLGVALGLLVGVTSVGSGTLLVAILLLFFVVPPEHLVGLNVLVGAGLAFFPALTYAYHGYVKWVLLGQILVGALPGTVLGARLVTRAPTKPLRLFLSCLVCLAGLRLWMGAG